In Caldisphaera lagunensis DSM 15908, a single genomic region encodes these proteins:
- a CDS encoding Lrp/AsnC family transcriptional regulator, with protein MKQKTIDDKDILIIKNLEKDSRKPWRQLANELNLSEATIYLRIKKLEENEIIKGFTVKVDPLKIGLAMTVFLLIKVRAENLIQVKKELVRLDYIVELHEITGSYQFLAKLYAPSQREASKAIEEIMKIEGIVEVNTLISLSSLKSEENVIDALGYWLNSKG; from the coding sequence ATGAAGCAAAAGACAATTGATGATAAGGATATATTAATTATAAAAAATCTAGAAAAAGATTCAAGAAAACCTTGGAGGCAGCTTGCTAATGAATTAAATTTAAGTGAAGCCACAATATATTTGAGAATAAAGAAATTAGAAGAGAATGAAATAATCAAAGGCTTCACGGTAAAAGTGGATCCGTTAAAAATAGGACTTGCGATGACAGTTTTTCTATTAATAAAAGTTAGGGCAGAAAATTTAATTCAAGTTAAAAAAGAGTTAGTAAGGTTGGATTATATTGTGGAATTACATGAAATAACAGGTTCTTATCAATTTTTAGCTAAATTGTATGCACCTTCTCAAAGAGAAGCATCTAAGGCTATAGAAGAAATAATGAAGATAGAAGGCATAGTTGAAGTAAATACATTGATTTCTTTAAGTTCTCTTAAATCTGAAGAGAATGTGATAGATGCTTTAGGATATTGGCTAAATTCTAAGGGTTGA
- a CDS encoding archaemetzincin family Zn-dependent metalloprotease, with amino-acid sequence MIEILLQPIGDINLDDVDYIIQNIPNHFPFEIKIYPHLWSLQPPFNAYNINRMQYDAEIINKFLYDKYKEFLSKKSNFVLGVSMLDGYYFNLNFVFGLANIEMKVASIYTKRLKNFDQLKYRERILKESIHEIGHLFGLKHCNTYKCVMNFSNSVDDVDNKNPDFCDRCKLDIMQFYESTLRI; translated from the coding sequence ATGATAGAAATACTTTTGCAGCCAATTGGAGATATAAACCTAGATGATGTAGATTATATAATTCAAAACATTCCTAATCATTTCCCATTTGAAATTAAAATTTATCCTCATTTATGGTCATTGCAACCTCCATTTAATGCTTATAATATAAATAGAATGCAATATGATGCTGAGATTATAAATAAATTTTTATATGATAAATATAAAGAATTCTTATCGAAAAAAAGTAACTTTGTTTTAGGCGTTTCAATGTTAGACGGATATTATTTCAATTTAAATTTTGTTTTTGGATTAGCAAATATTGAAATGAAAGTTGCTTCCATTTATACAAAGAGATTAAAAAATTTTGATCAATTAAAATATAGAGAGAGAATATTAAAGGAAAGTATACATGAAATTGGTCATTTATTCGGCCTAAAGCATTGTAATACTTATAAATGTGTTATGAATTTCAGCAATAGCGTAGATGATGTAGACAATAAAAATCCAGATTTTTGTGATAGATGCAAACTTGATATAATGCAATTTTATGAATCAACCCTTAGAATTTAG